A region from the Wansuia hejianensis genome encodes:
- the recA gene encoding recombinase RecA → MANSDDKMRALDAALGQIEKQYGKGAVMKLGDTGTNMNVETVPTGSLSLDVALGLGGVPRGRIIEIYGPESSGKTTVALHMVAEVQKRGGIAGFIDAEHALDPVYAKNIGVDIDNLYISQPDNGEQALEITETMVRSGAVDIVIVDSVAALVPKAEIDGDMGDSHVGLQARMMSQACRKLTAAISKTNCIVIFINQLREKVGVMFGNPETTTGGRALKFYSSVRLDVRRIEALKQGGEVIGNRTRIKVVKNKVAPPFKEAEFDIMFGKGISREGDVLDLAVKLDVIQKSGAWFAYNGNKIGQGRENSKIYLKEHPEVMDEVEAKVRTSFGLQGAKAAAGPQPGPSEEPDMAEE, encoded by the coding sequence ATGGCAAATAGCGATGATAAAATGCGGGCACTGGATGCTGCCCTGGGGCAGATTGAGAAGCAGTATGGCAAGGGCGCAGTGATGAAGCTGGGAGACACCGGGACGAATATGAATGTGGAGACGGTGCCTACAGGCTCTCTGAGTCTGGACGTTGCGCTGGGGCTCGGCGGAGTGCCGCGTGGGAGGATCATAGAGATTTACGGGCCGGAGTCCTCCGGTAAGACTACTGTCGCACTCCATATGGTAGCTGAAGTTCAGAAGAGAGGCGGGATTGCTGGATTCATAGATGCGGAGCACGCGCTGGACCCTGTCTATGCCAAGAACATCGGCGTTGATATAGACAACCTGTATATATCACAGCCGGACAACGGCGAACAGGCCCTGGAGATCACAGAGACCATGGTCCGTTCCGGAGCTGTGGACATCGTCATTGTGGACTCTGTGGCGGCTCTGGTGCCCAAGGCGGAGATTGACGGGGACATGGGAGACTCCCACGTAGGCCTTCAGGCGAGAATGATGTCACAGGCTTGCCGGAAACTGACCGCTGCCATCAGCAAGACCAACTGTATCGTGATTTTTATCAATCAGCTCCGCGAAAAAGTGGGCGTCATGTTCGGGAATCCGGAGACGACCACGGGAGGGCGTGCCCTGAAGTTTTATTCATCCGTCCGGCTGGACGTCAGGAGAATAGAAGCCCTGAAGCAGGGCGGAGAGGTGATCGGCAACCGCACCCGGATTAAAGTAGTGAAGAATAAGGTGGCCCCGCCCTTCAAGGAAGCAGAATTCGACATCATGTTCGGCAAAGGAATATCCCGTGAGGGAGATGTGCTGGATCTGGCTGTGAAGCTGGACGTGATTCAGAAGAGCGGCGCGTGGTTCGCATACAATGGCAACAAGATCGGCCAGGGCCGTGAGAATTCAAAAATTTATCTGAAAGAGCATCCGGAAGTCATGGATGAGGTAGAAGCCAAGGTCAGAACCTCCTTCGGGCTGCAGGGGGCAAAAGCCGCAGCCGGGCCGCAGCCGGGACCGTCAGAGGAACCGGATATGGCAGAGGAATAA
- a CDS encoding regulatory protein RecX has protein sequence MDREESREKEAIRKAMRLLVSRDRSEQELRDRLAREGYDPESAEAAIEYVKSYGYVNDRRYAENYVMSAGSRKSRAALRSFLQDKGIAGEEIENALEELPGDETELIGQLLVKKAGQPHKMEEKELRRALGYLARKGFSSGDIWKVIREYQEGFNFLN, from the coding sequence ATGGACAGAGAAGAAAGCAGGGAAAAAGAAGCCATACGGAAAGCCATGCGTCTGCTGGTCAGCCGGGACCGTTCCGAACAGGAACTGAGAGATCGCCTGGCGCGGGAAGGCTATGACCCTGAATCGGCGGAGGCCGCCATAGAATATGTGAAGTCCTATGGCTATGTCAATGACAGACGGTACGCCGAGAACTATGTGATGAGCGCGGGCAGCAGAAAGAGCAGGGCTGCCCTGCGCTCATTTCTGCAGGATAAAGGAATAGCCGGCGAGGAGATCGAGAACGCCCTGGAAGAATTGCCGGGAGACGAGACAGAGCTGATCGGCCAATTGCTGGTCAAAAAAGCAGGACAACCGCATAAGATGGAAGAAAAAGAGCTGAGAAGGGCATTGGGATATCTCGCAAGGAAGGGGTTTTCATCGGGGGATATCTGGAAGGTGATCCGGGAATATCAGGAAGGATTCAACTTTCTCAACTGA
- the rny gene encoding ribonuclease Y, with translation MDAITLNVIIAIVAVVVTVLIAVPVASKAAVAKKVQQDAEKIGTAEEKARNIIDEALKTAETKKREALLEAKEENLKVKNEQDREYRERRAELQKYEKRVLSKEESADRKAEALERRENDLTAKETELKKKEKKVDDLHDQEVQELERISGFTSEQAKEYLLKSVEDEVKIDTAKLYKELEGKAKEEAGRKAKDFVVTAIQKCAVDHVAESTISVVQLPSDEMKGRIIGREGRNIRTLETLTGVDLIIDDTPEAVVLSSFDPIRREVARIALEKLIVDGRIHPARIEEMVEKAQKEVDTMIREEGESATLEVGVHGIHPELVRLLGRMKFRSSYGQNALKHSIEVAQLTGLLAGEVGLDVRVAKRAGLLHDIGKSIDHEVEGSHIQIGADLCRKYKESNLVINAVEAHHGDVEPQSLIACVVQAADAISAARPGARRETLETYTNRLKQLEDITNSFKGVEKSFAIQAGREVRIMVVPEQVNDADMVLLARDISKQIESELEYPGQIKVNVIRESRVTDYAK, from the coding sequence ATGGATGCAATAACATTGAATGTAATTATTGCAATCGTTGCTGTGGTTGTCACCGTACTTATTGCGGTTCCTGTTGCCAGCAAGGCTGCAGTCGCCAAGAAGGTTCAGCAGGATGCTGAAAAGATTGGCACTGCCGAGGAAAAAGCTAGAAACATAATAGATGAGGCATTAAAAACAGCTGAAACTAAGAAAAGAGAAGCTCTCCTGGAGGCCAAAGAGGAAAACCTGAAAGTTAAGAATGAACAGGACAGGGAGTACCGGGAACGAAGAGCGGAACTGCAGAAGTATGAGAAACGCGTATTGTCTAAGGAAGAGTCTGCGGACAGAAAGGCGGAGGCGTTAGAACGCCGTGAAAATGACCTTACAGCAAAAGAGACAGAGTTAAAGAAAAAGGAAAAGAAAGTCGACGATTTACACGATCAGGAAGTACAGGAACTGGAGAGAATCTCCGGTTTTACCTCCGAACAGGCAAAGGAATATCTTTTAAAATCTGTTGAAGACGAAGTGAAAATTGACACTGCCAAGCTCTACAAGGAATTGGAAGGCAAGGCAAAGGAAGAAGCGGGCCGTAAGGCGAAAGATTTTGTGGTCACTGCCATTCAGAAATGCGCGGTTGATCATGTTGCGGAATCCACAATATCTGTGGTACAGCTTCCAAGCGATGAGATGAAGGGCCGGATTATCGGGCGTGAGGGCCGGAATATCCGTACATTGGAGACATTGACCGGCGTAGATCTGATCATCGACGATACCCCGGAAGCAGTCGTATTATCCTCATTTGATCCAATCCGCAGGGAAGTGGCGCGGATTGCCCTGGAAAAATTGATTGTTGACGGCCGTATCCATCCCGCTCGTATAGAAGAGATGGTGGAAAAGGCACAGAAGGAAGTAGATACCATGATCCGTGAAGAAGGTGAGTCGGCAACCCTGGAGGTTGGCGTTCACGGCATTCATCCGGAGCTGGTTCGTCTGCTGGGACGTATGAAGTTCCGTTCCAGTTATGGACAAAATGCATTAAAGCATTCAATTGAAGTGGCACAGCTGACAGGACTTCTTGCCGGAGAAGTCGGACTGGACGTCCGGGTGGCGAAGCGGGCCGGGCTGTTGCATGATATTGGAAAATCAATCGACCATGAAGTAGAAGGCTCCCATATTCAGATTGGAGCAGACCTCTGCAGGAAGTACAAAGAGTCTAATCTCGTGATTAATGCGGTGGAAGCACATCATGGCGATGTAGAACCCCAGTCCCTGATCGCGTGTGTGGTACAGGCTGCTGATGCGATATCCGCAGCGAGGCCGGGCGCACGAAGGGAAACACTGGAAACATATACGAACAGATTAAAACAGTTAGAAGATATCACGAACTCCTTCAAAGGAGTTGAAAAATCTTTTGCCATTCAGGCAGGTAGAGAAGTCCGCATCATGGTAGTGCCGGAGCAGGTGAATGATGCTGATATGGTATTGCTGGCCAGGGATATATCCAAACAGATCGAGAGTGAGCTGGAGTATCCGGGACAGATTAAAGTGAATGTAATTCGTGAAAGCCGCGTAACTGACTACGCAAAATGA
- a CDS encoding helix-turn-helix domain-containing protein — MDGFGRRIQDCRQRQGMKQEELAELSKLSTAFISAIERGVKKPSLEAFIRIANALNVSSDELLMDCLEVRFDIRSSELGQMIEVLKRPDREAILDVVEVMIRHAEKGGVDRQRKV; from the coding sequence ATGGACGGATTTGGCCGAAGAATACAAGATTGCCGGCAGCGTCAGGGCATGAAACAGGAAGAACTGGCAGAGCTGTCGAAGCTGAGCACGGCATTTATCAGCGCGATTGAACGCGGTGTGAAAAAACCAAGCCTGGAAGCGTTTATCCGGATTGCCAATGCGTTGAACGTTTCTTCGGATGAGTTGCTGATGGATTGCCTGGAGGTACGATTTGACATCAGGTCGTCAGAACTGGGCCAGATGATTGAGGTTTTGAAGCGGCCGGATAGAGAAGCGATTTTGGATGTGGTGGAAGTCATGATAAGACACGCGGAAAAAGGAGGCGTGGACAGGCAGCGTAAGGTATGA
- the pepF gene encoding oligoendopeptidase F, translating to MTQKIALPTREEMDQEYCWKLEDIFETDELWMDSCTELEKGIEEFRELKGELSRGPEQMYQVLCKSDELQKRLESIYVYANQKYHQDTGNQRYQEMSGKAADLSVRLSDALSFVEPEILSVEDRVLEQWLADFEPLGGYRRYLEEEMRLKPHILSEEMEGVLARAGELGNSPQQIFMAFNNADIDFGTILDENDEEAVLTHGRYVTFMESRDRRVRKEAFQKLYETYGKHKNMLAATFAANLKQARFFASLRRYPSTLEAALDGGNIPVTVYHRLIEAVHDSLPAMYDYVALRKRLLKLDELHMYDVYVPMIERPEKEISFSEAREIVKSGLQVLGEDYTALLEEGFENGWIDVYENQGKRSGAYSWGAYGTHPYVLLNYSGNLNSVFTLAHEMGHAIHSYYSDHAQPYAYAGYRIFVAEVASTCNEALLIHYLLEQASGQEERAHLINYFLDQFKGTLFRQTMFAEFEQKAHEMLAESGSVSAQGLCELYYGLNQKYFGPDMVSDPEIALEWSRIPHFYTPFYVYQYATGFSAAIAISSKILRGEPGIVEKYKEFLSGGSSRDPIDLLKICGVDMTSKEPVAEALRVFAEYVGELDGMFRKF from the coding sequence ATGACTCAGAAAATAGCATTGCCCACAAGAGAGGAAATGGATCAGGAATATTGCTGGAAGCTGGAAGATATCTTTGAGACGGATGAACTGTGGATGGACAGCTGTACGGAGCTGGAGAAAGGAATTGAAGAATTCAGGGAACTGAAGGGTGAGCTGTCCCGGGGGCCAGAACAGATGTACCAGGTGCTGTGCAAAAGTGATGAGCTGCAGAAACGTCTGGAAAGCATTTATGTGTACGCCAACCAGAAGTATCATCAGGATACGGGAAACCAGCGGTATCAGGAAATGTCCGGTAAGGCTGCAGATTTGTCAGTGCGTCTGTCGGACGCTCTGTCCTTTGTGGAGCCGGAGATCCTGTCTGTAGAGGACCGGGTGCTGGAACAGTGGCTGGCGGATTTTGAACCGTTAGGGGGATACAGGCGTTATCTGGAGGAAGAGATGAGGCTGAAGCCCCACATACTGTCAGAGGAAATGGAAGGGGTGCTGGCAAGGGCCGGGGAGCTGGGAAACAGTCCTCAACAGATATTCATGGCCTTCAACAACGCGGACATAGACTTCGGGACGATACTGGATGAAAATGATGAGGAAGCGGTTCTGACTCATGGAAGATATGTGACATTTATGGAAAGCAGAGACAGGCGGGTCCGGAAAGAGGCTTTTCAGAAACTGTATGAGACCTATGGAAAGCATAAGAATATGCTGGCGGCCACATTTGCCGCGAACCTGAAGCAGGCCAGGTTTTTTGCGTCTCTCCGCCGCTATCCTTCGACTCTGGAAGCGGCCCTGGACGGAGGGAATATACCGGTGACGGTTTATCACAGGCTGATTGAAGCAGTTCATGACAGCCTGCCCGCGATGTATGATTATGTGGCTCTGAGAAAAAGACTTCTGAAATTGGATGAACTGCATATGTATGATGTATACGTACCTATGATTGAGCGGCCGGAAAAGGAGATCAGTTTTTCGGAGGCGAGGGAAATTGTCAAATCGGGATTACAGGTTCTGGGCGAGGATTATACGGCTCTTCTGGAGGAGGGCTTTGAAAATGGATGGATTGACGTGTATGAAAACCAGGGAAAACGCAGCGGAGCTTATTCATGGGGGGCTTACGGCACCCATCCCTACGTTCTTCTGAATTACAGCGGCAATCTGAATTCTGTGTTCACGCTGGCTCATGAGATGGGGCATGCGATCCACAGCTATTATTCAGACCATGCGCAGCCGTATGCGTATGCCGGCTACCGGATTTTTGTGGCAGAGGTGGCTTCTACGTGCAATGAGGCGCTGCTGATCCATTACCTTCTGGAGCAGGCTTCCGGTCAGGAGGAACGGGCGCATTTAATAAATTATTTCCTGGATCAGTTCAAAGGGACGCTGTTCCGCCAGACGATGTTCGCTGAATTTGAGCAGAAGGCCCATGAAATGCTCGCAGAATCGGGCAGTGTATCAGCCCAGGGATTGTGTGAGCTCTATTATGGCCTGAACCAGAAATATTTCGGCCCGGATATGGTAAGCGATCCGGAAATCGCACTGGAGTGGTCGAGGATTCCACATTTCTATACGCCGTTTTATGTCTACCAGTATGCCACTGGCTTTTCAGCTGCTATCGCCATCAGCAGCAAGATACTGAGGGGAGAGCCTGGGATAGTGGAGAAGTATAAGGAATTTCTGAGCGGTGGGAGTTCCAGAGATCCGATCGATCTTCTGAAAATCTGCGGCGTCGATATGACCAGTAAGGAACCTGTGGCGGAAGCATTGCGGGTATTTGCTGAGTATGTGGGCGAGCTGGATGGAATGTTCAGGAAATTTTAA
- a CDS encoding nitroreductase family protein, with protein sequence MNLYEAIFVRKSVRSYTGEALSPQLLDKVKAHYRELTGLFGGIETEISVLDNRRGQQRMLSLFSVKAPYYLVFYSEEAPRYLMNMGYLMEQMVLYMCSLGIGTCFIGSNKIKKELQEKDGRKMVGIVAFGKSKGSHVRKQAEAKRLSIDQLCIFKEVPRQWMRQLLESARLAPSAMNDQPWRFVVYDNRIHIFSKKHKAEQLRKWDEVNFGIMFANLMTAAEEMWLDVDLIRLEDISQKNFPNSQYVLSAILKS encoded by the coding sequence ATGAATTTATATGAGGCTATTTTTGTAAGAAAATCTGTACGCAGCTATACGGGCGAGGCACTGAGCCCCCAGCTTTTAGATAAAGTTAAGGCACATTACCGGGAACTGACCGGGCTGTTCGGCGGGATTGAGACGGAGATCTCGGTGCTGGACAACCGGAGGGGACAGCAGAGGATGCTGAGTTTATTCAGCGTAAAAGCGCCTTACTATCTGGTGTTCTATTCGGAAGAGGCTCCAAGGTATCTGATGAACATGGGATACCTGATGGAGCAGATGGTACTGTATATGTGCAGCCTGGGTATAGGAACGTGCTTTATTGGCAGCAATAAGATCAAGAAGGAACTTCAGGAAAAAGACGGAAGGAAAATGGTGGGGATTGTCGCCTTCGGAAAAAGCAAAGGCTCCCATGTGAGGAAGCAGGCTGAGGCCAAGCGGCTGTCCATCGACCAGCTTTGCATTTTTAAAGAAGTGCCGAGGCAGTGGATGCGGCAGCTTTTGGAGTCTGCGCGTCTTGCTCCGTCTGCCATGAACGACCAGCCCTGGCGTTTCGTAGTATATGATAACCGGATACACATATTTTCCAAGAAACACAAGGCGGAACAGCTTAGAAAATGGGATGAGGTGAACTTCGGAATCATGTTCGCCAATTTGATGACCGCTGCTGAAGAAATGTGGCTGGACGTGGATCTGATCCGCCTGGAGGACATTTCCCAGAAGAACTTTCCGAACAGCCAGTATGTGCTGAGTGCCATCTTGAAATCCTGA
- a CDS encoding IS91 family transposase gives MNILQNIFKDHYEEMFYILHPRDSVIENVEKMIHCGDPSFGGAMFACPCCGTFKYVPFRCHSRFCPTCGNMYSIDRSTSMSFKIIDVQHRHCVFTIASELRHFFLEDRSLLNCLFSAVNSVVSRMFHKLNKSESFTPGFICVLHTFGRDLKWNPHIHCLVSEGGVGNSLLWRHIKHFNFKLLRDSFQTALLNELHIHLGNSFKKVKSTIYADHKNGFYVRAMPNKCNPSNVIKYIGRYLGRPVIATSRIDAYDGDFVTFHYNRHEDNKLMTENLPVLDFISRLTQHIPEKHFKMIRYYGIYARHCKSDCYLRRAISKEKHKILLSFNRWRECILSSFGYDPLKCPNCGSKMLFQELYFNHKPVSLHELYEKVMRKHMCRSPALIPNLPTPTFS, from the coding sequence ATGAATATCTTACAAAATATTTTTAAAGACCATTACGAAGAAATGTTTTATATCTTACATCCTCGTGACTCTGTCATCGAAAATGTCGAAAAAATGATTCATTGTGGCGATCCTTCCTTTGGTGGCGCCATGTTTGCCTGCCCTTGTTGTGGTACTTTCAAATATGTTCCCTTTCGATGCCATTCCCGTTTCTGTCCTACCTGTGGCAACATGTACTCCATTGACAGGTCTACTTCCATGTCTTTTAAAATCATTGATGTCCAGCATCGACACTGTGTTTTTACCATCGCCAGCGAACTCCGTCATTTTTTTCTCGAAGACCGTTCCCTTCTAAACTGTCTGTTCTCCGCTGTTAACAGCGTGGTCTCCCGTATGTTCCATAAGCTCAACAAATCAGAGTCCTTCACTCCTGGCTTTATCTGTGTCCTGCATACTTTTGGACGAGACTTAAAATGGAATCCCCATATACATTGTCTTGTCTCAGAAGGTGGGGTCGGCAATTCTCTGCTTTGGCGTCATATAAAACATTTCAACTTTAAGCTCCTTCGGGATTCTTTTCAAACCGCCCTGCTTAACGAACTGCATATACACCTTGGCAACTCCTTTAAAAAAGTAAAATCTACCATCTATGCTGACCACAAAAATGGTTTCTATGTCCGTGCCATGCCTAATAAATGCAATCCTTCCAATGTAATCAAATATATTGGAAGATATCTTGGCCGGCCTGTAATTGCTACTTCTCGTATCGATGCTTACGATGGTGACTTTGTTACCTTCCATTACAACCGTCATGAGGATAACAAACTTATGACTGAAAATCTTCCAGTCCTTGATTTTATTTCTCGTCTTACGCAACACATACCGGAAAAGCATTTCAAAATGATTCGCTATTATGGTATCTATGCAAGGCATTGTAAATCGGATTGTTATCTGCGACGAGCTATTTCCAAGGAAAAACATAAGATTCTCTTATCCTTTAACCGTTGGCGAGAATGTATCCTTTCCTCTTTTGGCTATGATCCTTTGAAATGTCCTAACTGTGGCAGCAAAATGCTTTTTCAAGAACTATATTTCAATCATAAACCTGTTTCTTTGCATGAATTATATGAAAAGGTAATGCGTAAGCACATGTGCCGGTCTCCCGCCCTAATTCCAAATCTTCCAACTCCAACGTTTTCGTGA
- a CDS encoding IS3 family transposase gives MKFTKEEKLTFVKRYQNGETVLQICDENQIPRSTFYRWIQDYQQTVTDTGNIITPQEFLYLKKKVKKLEDTIQFLKKVSCTVSSPLQEKLKAMEALYGQFSVHTLCEALDIPRGTFYNHIFRNKRGNTLAAKRREELKVEIQKIYDDSEQIYGASKITAILQNQGVKTSVKYVSQIMRELGISSVSTTAKKEYQKWKKGQNRNFLQQKFQTERPNQVWVSDITIFKFGDKYYYLCAIIDLFSRKIISYRISKNSSTQLLTKAFKQAYSERKPKKGLMFHSDRGTQYMSYAFVHLLEDHGVKQSFSRTARPHDNAVAEAFFSIFKKEELYRRHYTSEADLMRGIHRFIDFYNNKRPHSTIQYKTPEQKEQEYWDNKK, from the coding sequence ATGAAATTTACCAAAGAAGAAAAATTGACTTTTGTCAAACGTTACCAGAACGGAGAAACAGTGCTCCAGATCTGTGATGAAAACCAAATTCCCCGTAGCACTTTCTATCGCTGGATACAAGACTATCAACAAACTGTAACTGATACAGGCAATATAATTACTCCACAGGAGTTCCTATACCTGAAAAAAAAAGTCAAAAAATTAGAAGATACGATTCAGTTCTTGAAGAAAGTTAGCTGTACTGTCTCCTCTCCATTACAGGAAAAACTCAAAGCTATGGAGGCACTTTATGGACAATTCAGCGTACATACCCTCTGTGAAGCGTTAGACATCCCTCGTGGTACATTTTATAACCATATTTTCCGGAATAAAAGGGGCAACACCCTTGCGGCGAAACGTCGGGAAGAATTAAAAGTAGAAATTCAAAAAATTTATGATGACAGTGAGCAAATTTATGGTGCGAGTAAGATTACTGCCATACTTCAAAATCAAGGAGTCAAAACCAGTGTTAAGTATGTTTCTCAGATTATGAGGGAGTTAGGAATCAGCAGCGTCAGCACTACAGCAAAGAAGGAATATCAAAAATGGAAGAAAGGGCAGAATAGGAATTTCTTGCAACAAAAGTTTCAAACCGAACGACCAAACCAAGTTTGGGTTAGTGATATTACTATTTTTAAGTTTGGTGATAAGTATTATTATCTCTGCGCTATCATCGATTTATTCTCAAGAAAGATTATTTCCTATCGAATCTCTAAGAATAGCAGTACACAACTGCTTACTAAAGCATTTAAGCAAGCCTATTCCGAGAGAAAACCGAAAAAGGGACTTATGTTTCACAGTGACCGAGGGACGCAATATATGTCTTACGCATTTGTCCACTTATTGGAAGACCACGGCGTGAAACAATCCTTTTCTCGGACTGCACGTCCTCATGATAATGCAGTCGCAGAAGCGTTTTTCTCAATCTTCAAAAAAGAAGAATTATATCGGCGGCATTATACTTCCGAAGCGGATCTGATGAGAGGCATTCACCGGTTTATTGATTTCTATAACAATAAACGCCCACACTCCACCATACAGTATAAAACTCCAGAACAGAAGGAACAGGAATATTGGGACAATAAAAAATAG
- a CDS encoding ATP-dependent nuclease — protein MKVKKIHIENYRMLKRMDIDLEENLSLIIGKNNCGKTSFLSILSKFIGSQSSTNNFTYNDFNSDFQDSLFDVINDDRPSWEKLNIKGIELYLFIEYDETDNLSNIQPLMLDLDPDNNIVILKFEYTISDQKFIKLISDFNTYCKKFEKEPDYSKSEVFDIFMRAKHRKYFEMLKKAILFDVDSKSASQTVSTVLDPSDLDLNKLICFRCISARRDTENKEGDNTLSSLSNRYYEKTKDDESNPTVANFEDTLHSTDKALSGVYDGLFEKVIKKVKKFGGIRENETVVKIISTLSQQQLLKGNTTVVYESNNHQLPESYNGLGYLNLISIIMEVEIYLEDFLKKSNETEKPADINLLFIEEPEAHTHPQLQYVFIKNIKSLLIDGISDEHGNRLINLQTIITSHSSHIVSECDFDDIKYFKRSSNTEVISQNLKELETGYKTEKDPERNHFKFLKQYLTLNYSEIFFADKAILYEGETEGILLPAMLKKVDEEHPSENDLPLLSQNISLIASGAYSQIFDEFLSFIGIKTLIITDIDSGKESISKDKNGRDIKKIVACSIEEATHTTNGALLHYFGTPLSKSSAKEPISFFMALTPENKILQKYNGLWETNPNGNLMIAYQTKEADSYYPRSFEDAFFQINREFIIQNEQLFPSLKCKEQLDEKDADGHFIYDSYDLANNCIGSKASFALDILLNSINDGKHTFSNWKMPPYIEEGLLWLRQN, from the coding sequence ATGAAGGTCAAAAAAATTCATATTGAAAATTATCGAATGTTAAAAAGGATGGATATTGATCTTGAAGAAAATCTATCTTTAATCATAGGAAAAAACAACTGTGGCAAGACCTCTTTTCTTTCTATATTAAGTAAATTTATTGGCTCCCAAAGTTCGACCAATAATTTCACATACAATGATTTTAATAGCGATTTCCAAGATTCTTTGTTTGATGTTATTAATGATGATCGGCCATCTTGGGAAAAACTAAATATAAAGGGGATCGAATTATACCTCTTTATCGAATATGATGAAACTGATAACCTTTCAAACATTCAGCCTCTTATGCTGGATTTGGATCCGGACAATAATATTGTTATTTTAAAATTTGAGTACACAATATCCGATCAAAAGTTCATTAAGTTAATTAGCGATTTTAATACATATTGCAAAAAATTTGAAAAAGAACCTGATTACTCTAAGAGTGAAGTGTTTGATATATTTATGAGAGCCAAGCATCGAAAGTATTTTGAAATGCTGAAAAAGGCAATTTTATTCGATGTCGACTCTAAGAGTGCGTCTCAAACAGTTTCTACAGTTCTTGACCCTTCTGATCTTGATCTTAATAAGCTGATATGCTTTCGTTGTATTAGTGCAAGACGAGATACGGAAAACAAAGAGGGCGATAATACACTATCGAGCCTTTCAAATCGTTATTATGAAAAGACTAAGGATGATGAAAGTAATCCTACAGTTGCTAATTTTGAAGATACTTTGCACTCAACCGATAAAGCGCTATCGGGAGTATATGATGGACTATTTGAGAAAGTCATAAAAAAAGTCAAGAAGTTTGGCGGAATTCGTGAAAATGAAACTGTAGTTAAAATCATTTCAACGCTTAGTCAGCAACAATTACTAAAGGGTAATACGACAGTCGTTTATGAAAGCAATAATCATCAGTTACCAGAAAGTTATAATGGCCTTGGATACTTGAACCTTATTAGCATAATTATGGAGGTTGAAATATACCTGGAAGATTTCTTAAAGAAATCTAATGAAACAGAAAAGCCAGCGGATATTAATCTTCTTTTTATAGAAGAACCGGAAGCCCATACTCATCCGCAGTTACAGTATGTATTTATCAAGAATATTAAAAGTTTGCTTATAGATGGTATTTCCGATGAACACGGAAATAGATTGATTAATCTCCAAACAATTATCACATCCCATTCCTCTCACATTGTTTCCGAATGCGATTTTGACGATATTAAATATTTTAAAAGGAGTTCTAATACAGAGGTTATTTCTCAGAATCTTAAGGAACTTGAAACCGGATATAAAACTGAAAAAGATCCTGAACGAAACCATTTTAAATTCTTAAAACAATATCTAACTCTTAACTACTCTGAAATCTTTTTTGCTGATAAGGCAATTTTATATGAAGGCGAAACTGAGGGTATATTGTTACCGGCAATGCTCAAAAAAGTTGATGAAGAACACCCATCAGAAAACGATTTGCCACTTCTTTCTCAAAACATTTCACTCATTGCAAGTGGAGCATATTCACAAATCTTCGACGAATTTCTGTCTTTTATCGGAATTAAAACTTTGATCATTACAGATATTGATTCAGGCAAAGAAAGTATATCTAAAGACAAGAACGGTAGGGATATAAAGAAGATAGTAGCATGTTCAATAGAAGAAGCCACACATACGACAAATGGTGCGCTATTGCACTATTTCGGGACTCCATTAAGCAAGAGTAGCGCAAAAGAGCCTATATCATTTTTTATGGCTTTGACACCGGAGAATAAGATTCTTCAAAAATACAACGGATTATGGGAAACCAACCCAAACGGCAACCTAATGATAGCATACCAAACAAAAGAAGCCGACAGCTACTATCCGCGTAGTTTTGAGGACGCTTTCTTTCAGATTAATAGAGAGTTTATTATCCAAAATGAGCAATTATTTCCAAGCTTAAAGTGCAAGGAGCAACTCGACGAAAAAGATGCAGATGGTCACTTTATTTACGATTCTTATGATTTGGCCAATAACTGTATTGGAAGCAAAGCTTCATTTGCTCTTGATATTCTCCTTAATAGCATTAATGATGGAAAACACACTTTTTCAAATTGGAAAATGCCACCTTATATTGAGGAGGGATTACTTTGGCTGCGACAGAATTAA